DNA from Geobacter sulfurreducens PCA:
CTTGCGCCGACATTCAGGACCCCCCTTGGCTCGCCGGCGGAATCTTCCAAAAACTGCTCTATCGCCCGGGTTCTCCTGACCACCTCTTCTGCTTCAGGCAGTATTTTCCGGCCGCGGTCATTCAGGAGCAGCCGCTTGCCGCGCCTCTCGAAAAGCGGAGCCCCCGCCACTCGCTCCAATTCGGCGATAGCCATGCTCACGGCCGATTGAGTCAGAAAGAGTTGAGTGCTTGCCTGTGTTACATGCTCGCATTGTGCAACTTTTTCGAATATTTCCAGCTGCCTCAGACTAATCGCCATCGTCTTCCCTTATAAATAATACTGATCATAATAATTTTTATTACTCATTTTTTATTATATTCAAGGTGGTCTATGATGCAACTAAATAGATGCAGAAAGGAGTGCGACATGAACGGCAGCAACCTGCGCAGGGGGACATTCACCATACTTCTGGCGTTGTGCGCAACCCCGTGGGTCGGCACGGCCCAGGCCCTGGTCATGGGAATAGCCCTCGGCCTTTTGCAGGCAAATCCGTGGCCACGGCAGACCGCCCGGTATAGCAAAATGCTCCTGCAGGCCTCGGTAGTCGGACTTGGCTTCGGGCTCAGCCTCGGCGAGGTGATACAAACCGGAAAGGATTCCATCTGGTACAGCGTAATCGGTATCTCGTGCACGCTCTTGGTGGGCTATGGCCTCGGCAAGCTGTTCAAGACGGGCACCAACACCTCGGCCCTTATTTCGTTCGGCACCGCCATTTGCGGCGGCAGCGCAATCGCAGCCATGGCGCCGGTTCTGAAGGCGAAAAGTGACGAAACCGCCGTAGCGCTGGCAACGGTCTTTACCCTTAATTCCGCTGCGTTGCTGCTGTTTCCACTGGTAGGGCACTGGTTGCAGCTTGACCAGAATACCTTTGGCGTCTGGTCGGGACTGGCCATCCATGATACCAGCAGCGTTGTAGGCGCCACATCGGCATATGGCGCCACGGCATTGGCCATCGGGACGACAGTCAAACTTACCAGAGCCATCTGGATAGCACCGGTCGTCATGGCGGCCTCCCTGATCAAGGGTGGCGAGCAGCAAGCCCGGATTCCGCTGTTTATCATCGGATTTCTCGGCGCGGCAGCCATCAGGACACTGTTGCCGTCCTATGAACATTTCTGGGGAGAACTGGCTGGCGTCGCCAAGCAATGCCTTGTCGTAACCTTGTTCTTGGTCGGAGCCGGGCTGAGCAGGGAGGTAGTGAAACAGGTCGGAATCAGGCCTCTGGTTCAGGCGGTTAGTCTGTGGGTTCTGGTGAGCGCGCTTACGCTCGTCGCTCTGAAATTGCCGTGGTCGGCATAAGGGAGGAGCACACGCATACTGTGCCGACATCATACATTTCTGCAGGCTGCAAGTGGAATCCCTATCCGGCTCCCACTCACAGCCTGCAGAGCTACAGGCACCTACGCAGTCAACTTACCGCATCATCTCGAAGAACCGGTCCTCACAAGTCTCGTCGGTGATGTCGAGGAACTTGTTGCAGATCTCGGTCAGCATATTGACCACGCCCTGGTAGCCGATGATCGGGTAGCGGTGCTTGTTGACCCGGTCGAAGATCGGGAAGCCGAAGCGGAAAAGCGGGATACCGGCGTCGCGGGCCGCGAACTTGCCGTGGGTGTCACCGATCATGGCGTCCACCGGGTCGGTCATGAGCAGGCTCCGCATGTGCCAGAGATCCTTGTTGATGTAGATCTTGCAGCCGGCGCCGTAGGGAGAGGTATCGAGCAACGCCTGGATTTCCTTCTCCAGCTTCTTTGTCCCCTTGCTGCAGAGGATGTGATAGGGCTTGGCGCCCATCTCCAGCAGAAAGGAGACGTAGCCGAGGAGCTGGTCGGGATCGCCGTAGACGGCGAACTTTTTGTTGTGGATGTACTGGTGGGCATCGGTCATGGCGTCCACGGCCCGGCCCCGCTCCTCCTTCAGACTCTCGGGGACCGGCTTGCCGAAGAGCTCCGACAGCTTCTTGAGGAAGTCGTCGGTCTTGGTGACTCCCATGGGCATGGGAAGGGACGCATGCTTACCGGAATAGGAGTCTTTAACCCAAGAGAAGGTCTTTGCCGCCGAATAGGGCCCCAGGTTGAGGGTGGCCTTGCCGTTGATGGAGTCGGCGGCGTCATCCAGCGTGGTGCCGCCCGGATAGGGGCGGTACGTGCCGTCCAGGGGCGAATCGAACACGTCGGAGATGTCGCCGAGGATGGTGTAGGGAATGCCGAAGGCCTCGAGAATCCGCTTGTACTCCCTGAAGTTGCCGGTATTGGCGTCGAAGCCGGGGATCAGGTTAAGCTTGCCCGTGCAGCGACCCTCCACCTGTTTGCCCGCGGTCAGAGTCTGCAGGATGGAAAGGAGCATGGCGTCGTAGCCGTGGATGTGTGAGCCGTTGAAGCTCGGGGTGTTGGCGTACGGGGTCGGCATGTCCGCCGGGATGATCCCCTTGTTGCGGGCGTTCTTCAGGAACGCGGTCAGGTCGTCGCCGATGATCTCCGGCATGCACGAGGTGAAGACGGCGACCATCTTGGGCTTGTAGAGAGCGATGGCGTTTTCCAGCCCCTCGTGGAGGTTGTTCTGGCCGCCGAACACGGCGCCGTCCTCGGTCATGGCATCGGAAACGGCCGGCGCCGGCTCCCGGAAGTGCCGGTTGAGGGTGGAGCGGTAGTAGGAGGCGCACCCCTGGGAACCGTGAACGAATGGCAGGGTCCCCTCGAAGGCGTGGGCCACCAGTTCGGCCCCCAGGGGCTGACAGGCGTGGGCCGGGTTGATCACCAGGGCCTGGCGGGCGAAGTTCTTCTCCTTGTACTCTTCAGTGTTGATCCATTCGGCGACTCTCTTTACTTCTGCGTCATCGTATTCGGTGACCGGCTTGACGGCGAGTCCGAGTTGGTTGCTCATGGCGATTCTCC
Protein-coding regions in this window:
- a CDS encoding YeiH family protein; this encodes MNGSNLRRGTFTILLALCATPWVGTAQALVMGIALGLLQANPWPRQTARYSKMLLQASVVGLGFGLSLGEVIQTGKDSIWYSVIGISCTLLVGYGLGKLFKTGTNTSALISFGTAICGGSAIAAMAPVLKAKSDETAVALATVFTLNSAALLLFPLVGHWLQLDQNTFGVWSGLAIHDTSSVVGATSAYGATALAIGTTVKLTRAIWIAPVVMAASLIKGGEQQARIPLFIIGFLGAAAIRTLLPSYEHFWGELAGVAKQCLVVTLFLVGAGLSREVVKQVGIRPLVQAVSLWVLVSALTLVALKLPWSA
- the nifK gene encoding nitrogenase molybdenum-iron protein subunit beta — translated: MSNQLGLAVKPVTEYDDAEVKRVAEWINTEEYKEKNFARQALVINPAHACQPLGAELVAHAFEGTLPFVHGSQGCASYYRSTLNRHFREPAPAVSDAMTEDGAVFGGQNNLHEGLENAIALYKPKMVAVFTSCMPEIIGDDLTAFLKNARNKGIIPADMPTPYANTPSFNGSHIHGYDAMLLSILQTLTAGKQVEGRCTGKLNLIPGFDANTGNFREYKRILEAFGIPYTILGDISDVFDSPLDGTYRPYPGGTTLDDAADSINGKATLNLGPYSAAKTFSWVKDSYSGKHASLPMPMGVTKTDDFLKKLSELFGKPVPESLKEERGRAVDAMTDAHQYIHNKKFAVYGDPDQLLGYVSFLLEMGAKPYHILCSKGTKKLEKEIQALLDTSPYGAGCKIYINKDLWHMRSLLMTDPVDAMIGDTHGKFAARDAGIPLFRFGFPIFDRVNKHRYPIIGYQGVVNMLTEICNKFLDITDETCEDRFFEMMR